One stretch of Deltaproteobacteria bacterium DNA includes these proteins:
- the mtaB gene encoding tRNA (N(6)-L-threonylcarbamoyladenosine(37)-C(2))-methylthiotransferase MtaB, which produces MKQASLITLGCKVNSYDTAVIWEGLEKKGYRLSDRVEWAHVYVINTCTVTNSAGSQARQIIRKVKRLNPSSLVVVTGCYAQVSPDEVAAVEGVDYVVGNQEKSRIFDILEKEGPQRDSRVEVGNIFKVKEIDSKPISGFNGRSRAFLKIQDGCEAFCTYCIVPYARGRSRSQLPESVEEQVLALAGNGFSEIVLTGIHLGAYGLDLEEKTSLLGLLKRLDALPLNMRFRISSVEPTEIDDEMLEFLVSSKKICRHLHIPLQSGDDDTLKQMDRKYDTAFYRSKIEKIHKSWKGVSIGIDIMAGFPGESEEAFQKSYNFIKDLPAAYLHVFPYSKRKGTPAAAMTDHINPSVIKERCAVLRDLGNKKKNAFCRSNIGKRLTVLAIGEKEGYLKALSDNYLEIMISCNPVDDPLPFSVKVTELIDFTCYGELV; this is translated from the coding sequence ATGAAGCAGGCCTCGCTCATAACATTGGGTTGCAAGGTCAATTCCTATGATACGGCTGTCATCTGGGAAGGGCTCGAGAAAAAAGGCTACCGCCTTTCCGACAGGGTGGAATGGGCTCATGTTTACGTCATTAATACCTGCACCGTAACGAACAGCGCCGGTTCTCAGGCCAGGCAGATAATCAGGAAGGTAAAAAGATTAAATCCCTCCTCACTTGTTGTCGTTACGGGCTGTTATGCCCAGGTAAGTCCTGATGAAGTGGCTGCTGTTGAAGGCGTCGATTATGTTGTTGGAAACCAGGAAAAGAGCAGAATTTTTGATATTTTAGAAAAAGAGGGTCCTCAGCGTGATTCCAGGGTAGAAGTCGGAAACATTTTTAAGGTAAAAGAGATTGACTCTAAACCCATATCGGGCTTTAACGGCAGAAGCAGGGCCTTTCTCAAGATCCAGGATGGTTGTGAGGCCTTTTGCACTTATTGTATTGTCCCCTATGCCAGGGGGAGAAGCAGAAGTCAGTTGCCTGAAAGTGTAGAGGAGCAGGTTCTTGCCCTTGCCGGTAACGGGTTTAGTGAAATTGTTCTCACAGGAATACACCTTGGAGCTTACGGCCTCGACCTTGAAGAGAAAACAAGCCTCCTCGGCCTGCTTAAAAGACTTGATGCGCTTCCCCTTAATATGCGTTTTCGCATCAGTTCCGTCGAACCGACGGAGATAGACGATGAAATGCTCGAATTTCTTGTTTCATCAAAAAAAATATGCAGGCATCTCCATATTCCCCTTCAAAGCGGTGATGATGATACGCTTAAGCAGATGGATAGAAAATATGATACTGCCTTCTACCGGTCAAAAATAGAAAAGATACATAAAAGCTGGAAAGGGGTATCCATCGGTATCGATATTATGGCCGGTTTTCCCGGTGAGTCTGAAGAGGCCTTTCAAAAGAGCTATAATTTTATAAAAGACCTTCCCGCAGCCTATCTTCACGTATTTCCCTATTCAAAGAGAAAGGGAACACCGGCTGCCGCCATGACAGATCACATCAATCCCTCTGTCATAAAAGAGAGATGCGCCGTGTTAAGAGATCTTGGTAATAAGAAAAAAAATGCCTTTTGCCGTAGTAATATAGGGAAAAGGCTGACTGTTCTGGCCATTGGTGAGAAGGAGGGATATTTGAAAGCTCTCTCTGATAATTATCTTGAGATTATGATCAGCTGCAATCCTGTTGATGATCCTCTGCCATTTAGTGTAAAAGTCACGGAACTTATTGATTTTACCTGCTATGGGGAGCTTGTTTAA
- a CDS encoding PQQ-binding-like beta-propeller repeat protein — protein MTKIISYLLFLSCILFLPAIALADSFSDRQEWNTYLKDSSHSLRAYGSLALPLEQKWFFEAGDAIYSSPVAADGKVCFGSHDGNLYCLDAKTGKMLWKFITDGKISASPLIKDGKCFVGSADGMFYAVDLESGNLLWKYRTGEGIFSSASEFLGKVFFGSNDRHLYSLDMETGKLAWKRELPDYKYGGVYSSPAIVGEVIYIADKKGNIFCIYAQSGQIKWQARAGSAIYSSPAISGGILIIGSYDEHVYAFNRENGKLLWKSRLPDWIYSTPLILEHVAVVGVKDGYLYALNINDGTPVWKLDMSGRISASPILIGKYIFVASEKGRLALIDSLIGVEKWGTSIAQGIHGTPAIYDGWLYIPGKKGTFFGFSGP, from the coding sequence ATGACAAAAATAATCTCATATCTTCTCTTTCTTTCCTGCATTTTGTTTCTGCCTGCCATTGCCCTTGCCGATAGTTTTAGTGACAGGCAGGAGTGGAATACCTATCTTAAAGATTCGAGTCATTCTTTGAGGGCTTACGGAAGCCTTGCCTTGCCGCTTGAACAAAAATGGTTTTTTGAAGCGGGAGATGCTATCTACTCTTCGCCTGTTGCTGCTGATGGAAAAGTCTGTTTTGGCTCTCATGACGGCAATCTTTACTGTCTCGATGCAAAAACGGGAAAAATGCTCTGGAAATTCATAACCGATGGCAAGATTTCGGCCTCTCCGCTTATTAAGGATGGCAAATGTTTTGTCGGTTCTGCTGACGGAATGTTTTATGCCGTCGATTTGGAAAGCGGCAACCTTCTGTGGAAATACCGCACCGGTGAAGGAATTTTTTCATCGGCTTCAGAGTTTCTGGGTAAAGTATTTTTCGGTTCCAATGACAGGCATCTTTATTCTCTTGATATGGAAACGGGAAAGCTCGCCTGGAAAAGGGAATTGCCTGATTACAAGTACGGGGGAGTCTATTCTTCTCCTGCTATAGTGGGGGAAGTAATCTATATAGCTGATAAAAAGGGGAATATATTTTGCATTTATGCTCAATCGGGGCAAATCAAGTGGCAGGCCAGGGCGGGAAGCGCCATTTATTCGTCACCTGCAATTTCCGGCGGGATACTGATTATTGGTTCTTACGATGAGCATGTTTACGCATTTAACAGGGAAAATGGAAAGCTGCTCTGGAAGAGCAGGTTGCCTGACTGGATATATTCAACGCCCCTTATTCTGGAGCACGTTGCCGTTGTGGGAGTAAAAGATGGATATCTTTATGCGCTCAATATAAATGATGGAACGCCGGTATGGAAGCTTGATATGAGTGGTCGTATCAGCGCTTCGCCTATTCTTATTGGAAAATATATTTTTGTTGCTTCGGAGAAAGGAAGGCTTGCGCTTATTGATTCCCTCATTGGCGTAGAGAAGTGGGGGACCAGCATAGCGCAGGGAATCCACGGCACACCTGCAATTTATGATGGTTGGCTGTACATTCCGGGCAAAAAAGGGACTTTTTTTGGATTTAGCGGGCCATAA